In the genome of Drosophila pseudoobscura strain MV-25-SWS-2005 chromosome 3, UCI_Dpse_MV25, whole genome shotgun sequence, one region contains:
- the grau gene encoding transcription factor grauzone has product MDICRLCLRGIGGAQMCLQIFDVNATDNKVAEVLRQHFWFEVLPNDEISKVICNVCWTQVSEFHQFYISIQEAQVIYATTSKFKQDPEAVNTSWPEEVLMPADVLAVDNDVSAQINVNPLDELELGQTLSPESPVDSKLDIKTERQSPDLEFGLEEPNNDDGEDDDDDDDDDDDDGDVDYEDEEDDLIITRSGRKRKAREGVAKPAKTKKIGQTGNKSKAKIKKPKPVKRVFKMERLPPFCKEDEELIKRYIVMGCELCIFLAEDFDGIREHFKEKHPDERPYIKCCGRKLNKRCLIQEHARRHENPEYIKCKDCGKVFANSSVLRAHWLVHHVPDEECDFQCEDCGKRFSRRNLLELHKGSHVPVNERKFICPECPKHNAFATEYHMQVHISMQHRKAANVCHVCGKSIKDKAVFEKHVRLHFEESGPRIKCPRPDCESWLKDEDNLKQHLRRHNDEGKLFICSECGKSCKNSRALIGHKRYSHSNVIYTCEQCGKTFKKDISLKEHMAQHTGEPLYKCPFCPRTFNSNANMHSHKKKMHPVEWDIWRKTKTGSSQKILPSAQVAQMFRDDADAAAIANDYTTA; this is encoded by the exons ATGGATATCTGCCGTTTGTGTTTGCGCGGAATCGGCGGGGCCCAGATGTGTCTACAGATCTTCGATGTGAATGCAACGGACAACAAAGTGGCCGAAGTGCTGCGCCAGCATTTCTGGTTCGAG GTTCTGCCCAACGATGAGATATCAAAAGTTATCTGCAATGTCTGCTGGACCCAGGTGTCCGAGTTTCACCAGTTTTATATTTCCATACAAGAGGCTCAAGTTATTTATGCCACCACCTCGAAGTTCAAGCAGGATCCCGAGGCGGTGAACACATCCTGGCCGGAGGAAGTACTCATGCCAGCCGATGTGCTGGCAGTGGACAATGATGTCAGTGCTCAGATAAATGTGAATCCCCTGGATGAGCTAGAACTAGGCCAGACTCTGTCGCCGGAATCTCCAGTCGACAGTAAGCTGGACATCAAAACTGAGCGGCAATCCCCAGATTTGGAATTTGGCCTTGAAGAACCCAACAACGATGATGgcgaagacgacgacgacgacgacgatgatgatgatgatgatggcgatgtTGACTATGAAGATGAGGAAGACGATTTAATTATTACGAGAAGTGGCCGCAAACGGAAGGCGAGGGAAGGAGTCGCCAAGCCAGCCAAGACGAAAAAGATTGGCCAGACGGGAAACAAGAGCAAAGCTAAAATTAAGAAACCTAAGCCAGTGAAAAGAGTATTTAAGATGGAACGCTTGCCGCCGTTTTGCAAGGAAGATGAAGAACTCATAAAACGATACATTGTGATGGGCTGTGAGCTGTGCATATTTTTGGCTGAAGACTTCGACGGTATTCGGGAACACTTCAAGGAGAAGCATCCAGACGAACGGCCCTACATCAAATGTTGTGGCCGGAAGCTAAATAAGCGCTGTCTTATACAAGAGCACGCAAGAAGGCATGAGAATCCGGAGTATATTAA GTGCAAGGACTGTGGCAAGGTGTTCGCCAACTCCAGCGTATTGCGCGCCCATTGGCTGGTTCACCATGTTCCCGATGAGGAATGCGACTTCCAGTGCGAGGACTGCGGAAAGCGCTTCTCCCGCCGTAATCTCCTCGAGCTGCATAAGGGCTCCCACGTGCCAGTAAACGAGAGAAAGTTTATTTGTCCCGAGTGCCCCAAGCACAATGC CTTCGCAACGGAATACCATATGCAGGTGCACATCAGCATGCAGCATCGCAAAGCGGCGAATGTGTGCCATGTGTGCGGCAAGAGTATTAAGGATAAGGCCGTATTTGAAAAACATGTTCGCCTGCATTTTGAGGAGAGTGGGCCACGCATCAAATGCCCGCGACCAGACTGCGAGAGTTGGCTGAAAGACGAGGATAACCTCAAGCAGCATTTGAGGCGCCATAACGACGAAGGCAAGCTTTTCATTTGCTCGGAGTGTGGCAAGAGTTGCAAGAACTCTCGTGCGCTGATCGGCCACAAGCGATACTCCCACTCGAATGTGATTTACACCTGCGAACAGTGCGGCAAAACGTTCAAGAAAGATATAAGCCTAAAA GAGCACATGGCCCAGCACACTGGTGAACCTCTGTACAAGTGTCCCTTTTGCCCGCGCACCTTCAATTCGAATGCCAACATGCATTCGCATAAGAAGAAAATGCATCCAGTCGAGTGGGACATTTGGCGGAAAACGAAGACGGGAAGTTCTCAGAAGATTCTGCCAAGTGCACAAGTGGCCCAGATGTTCAGAGACGATGCCGATGCAGCAGCAATTGCCAATGACTACACTACAGCTTAG